In Papaver somniferum cultivar HN1 chromosome 1, ASM357369v1, whole genome shotgun sequence, a genomic segment contains:
- the LOC113332076 gene encoding uncharacterized protein LOC113332076 has protein sequence MITGSDEMWNNYFESHSNQTNLREDNGKDYGDLLIVFGNKCASGKVTVDLTHEGTSARTCDKEDEQDNYFDVDYTQREQYDSAFNVSYVGYGLEESDEQDKDETQDMNTTKIPVRKTAPKKRPRCDIGDSSTSTNPTGQSDYLEKLIANSSSIAYSIDSMHALIAKEKEDRKIEKEMRRIDKDKKDNQVWDLVYGMNEISLEDKLKVIEMLDNNHKKNLFIRFTPEERKLWIGSKLKA, from the exons atgattactggatccgacgagatgtggaacaattactttgag AGCCATTCAAACCAAACTAACTTAAGAGAAGATAATGGTAAAGACTATGGTGACTTGCTTATTGTTTTTGGGAATAAATGTGCTTCTGGAAAAGttacagttgatcttacccatgagggtacaagtgctagaacctgtgataaggaagatgaacaagataattacttcgatgttgattatactcaacgagagcaatatgatagtgcttttaacgtatcatacgtgggatatggcttagaggaaagtgatgaacaagataaagatgaaactcaagataTGAACACAACGAAAATTCCCGTCAGAAAAACGGCACCAAAGAAAAGACCAAGGTGTGACATTGGTGACTCTTCTACATCAACTAATCCTACTGGGCAGTCTGATTATCTAGAGAAATTGATTGCCAACAGTTCATCGATTGCTTATTCTATTGATTCAATGCATGCTCTTAttgcgaaagagaaagaagaccgcaaaattgaaaaagaaatgcgtagaattgataaggataagaaagataaccaagtatgggatcttgtttatggcatgaatgaaatttctttggaagataagctgaaagtaattgaaatgctggacaacaatcacaagaagaacttattcatacgttttactcctgaagagagaaagttgtggattggttcaaagttaaaagcataa